In a genomic window of Salvelinus fontinalis isolate EN_2023a chromosome 7, ASM2944872v1, whole genome shotgun sequence:
- the LOC129859098 gene encoding basic helix-loop-helix domain-containing protein USF3-like, protein MPEMTENQTPGHKPRKKKNKESHNAVERQRKEKINAGINRIGDLLPCSQALKQSKNMILDQAYLYISELQKQNDAMLLEGGERVQVEEIRRLRRQLDELRRESGHYIELLKAHDINFLDDPTVHWKGKLRCAKVAKVTPTHQLPKGIIVYSNGNVICPAGKEPSPASDLGKQPVEAGNVQSSCDITVGDRLFGALQHVSVPSSAPPLLPRATLAPIVSTPGIKLVEQCVEEVLLAPKLPPSVSYITLQGICPLPTVTAALPQPATPAPSITVAASLDTPLSLHPVPSFTALPQVITTQNAAIRTMSYTTINSSPTVLGASAAGSTQTTWTTLQLAGNTVQPVCQSLPTPETSTSGQQSIQQIVGTKLSVQPIHIQMKPQVPTQPQTTITGHIQAQPSIQRKPQLRPAILAQHQAQPVVASQPQCTVLPQSAIMPQPAVVAHSTMMSQPQPAVQQQVTVPSHPKTVLMTQPQPAMVPQVQAQAHPQSAVRPLLQTMQVLQMNPTGTAVAGVTTPQNTNNPSVVILQQANPCSAQSVVRDDLTNQTPCQHIVIIQASNQPPPAPPQNPQVGMVPAAAPNQIVATSSTTSTTGQQIVGGKQLVHILPRPVPQTQTPQAPPVPPNPQTITVNGQVFALQPMKTSKSGCKGGQSSLQLIQPSTAEEPSTAEEPTTNMALHTLEALSSLNQSFSQGMPSCISTQSNVQRTLASPSYSIVPQQKLSSVPILAAPHSSPVRQIQIPSVTPHRPGLAMGTGKALWRQPGTASVPRPKRATTKGTKLVRKKEPKQGRPVTIAAKPVALTGDHLEQEVTVPQGIPSSVAVTVQPKPLPVSTTANTPTVSISEASAQTRPVELSINSTLSSPEGNSVTTSSYSGPTVSSECTTQSKTSVTSVTPCTAAVSSGSSIIISSTQSELIITSVVSLATVTSAADKPTVTSTVSSQSQQPVVAVSDMSTHLRPTASSTVSSQSQQPAVAVSDMSTHLRPTASSTVSSQSQQPAVAVSDMSTHLRPTASSTVSSQSQQPAVAVSDMSTHLRPTASSTVSSQSQQPVVAVSDISTHLRPTVTSTVSSQSQQPAVAVSDMSTHLRPTVTQNRQPVTTTISTVQTRSASTNGSSRQSRSMVTGACSTVTRSTGVMSSVACQPSVSTVNSIGSRPVVSLQSAQLTSSSQGQTMPANSQESQPTTQTQSQPMASPSGPSTPTPCSGALSFASPSVTVPMTMPSEYRKWVPYNRPSTQQMTMPTSTPSHPAELKVTAVSGREKEPQGEGHPSAAMEKASVRSDAAPSRMDYTLPQQVYALDHEPMAQPPAPNRQTDSLMSGGAGGGRSFSVASMLPTGHSVSSSPGHFGPFTFASEQADILAMLEQDSPGRRVGGCTVDNSTSTNTPTPAWEPNSKSQQASNSKERGAGQQTKLTKQMETPVAKQVSVRGQAGDQTSAVRHPQNISFSQSHSRPQSQAQSGTSGTLSVNNLIRPSSSQQQAYPGTLSLAGQLGSVPSPAGNSAHVSQNSTPVLPPFSGSVQLNEYSPLMRPQVGVGEPRYIKDLSKRPAQDDVILSSSNKRQKTCSSASNVGRIEVKPLDHSQMMVPQLPPTTSSIMTRINPDGVGTLFSGNTFMNTMLRPTESHCTPQLHTQEHNQPGVLHLPHGHPQHGAPQPGQHLGGNPYLKQQQQQQQEHQRHHLYQLQHHLIQPDPAQLHSLHQRALQQVQKKRGLVGGGQKQHHQKGGVQQHQHQQSQQSHQQQPQTHQQHQQQSQQQSQQQHQQQTQQQHQPQALSQQQHLQQHPQQQQQSSHSRHQHLQQQQIQQQHFGSQHQEKSCEAQPGPAGPRGHHSSHLAQEHLKSDQDHSTMQRLMSSRNLEQHLTSQPSNPASQPSDLGCAPPRQDHHRVSSYSAEALIGKGSSSDEQQRMVLHLQATRGTTQEQPDLRGYLDTPRVKGNVTHNPQSRLPPDHPGSADVQRVSECPPFKTMAGAEGGHQLGGFEDTTPKSGPSQRGQQGGFRMNPGPPGDGRTRGGYSGPHPGTQGVQIGAPGLTRDQEGCHQSFMQSLLEQNDHQRAVQCCPPVSMEYSCVSGNLAGDMQAKASSPSVPPTQKAPAMRLGEGNKGHIPHGSGNMGTHPGVRTGLPHPLTPHSSSEPGRTTASSRPPTAVSQRSRQITQEAQSGKLRPGERPRSGSLRPGNPFEPDVHLLGRPQSGSEARRSSIVRFMADSAQVAGDNNLVPDQHLAQNFGFSFMPDGGMNLPPINTNSTFIPPVSQTNSSRPSALLPVEPQNTLPSFYPSYPPAAHPSLASDIPIQYFSNQMFTSPSADKSSSAPLNNRFGSILSPPRSVGFAQATFPLLSDMPPMPISNSSGITPHLSNFSLTSLFPEIATAMQPDGSVMPMSPLLSLSNNSSADSGKQPNRLAHNISHILGHDGSSAV, encoded by the exons AGTAAGAACATGATCCTGGACCAGGCCTACCTTTACATAAGTGAGCTGCAGAAACAAAATGACGCCATGCTTCTGGAAGGGGGAGAACGAGTACAAG TTGAGGAGATCCGACGGCTGCGGCGTCAGCTGGACGAGCTGCGAAGGGAGAGCGGCCATTACATTGAGTTGCTCAAAGCCCACGACATCAACTTCCTGGACGACCCCACCGTCCACTGGAAGGGAAAGCTGCGCTGTGCAAAGGTCGCCAAAGTAACGCCCACTCACCAGCTCCCCAAAGGAATTATTGTCTACTCCAATGGGAATGTGATCTGTCCAGCAGGGAAGGAACCTAGTCCAGCTTCCGATCTGGGGAAGCAACCAGTCGAGGCTGGGAATGTTCAGTCGTCTTGTGACATCACAGTAGGGGATAGGTTATTCGGGGCTCTTCAGCACGTCAGTGTCCCTTCCTCTGCCCCTCCGCTCCTCCCTAGGGCAACCCTAGCCCCTATAGTGTCTACACCTGGCATCAAGCTGGTGGAACAGTGTGTAGAAGAGGTACTTTTAGCCCCCAAACTACCCCCCTCTGTGTCCTACATCACCCTCCAGGGTATCTGCCCTCTCCCCACGGTCACTGCAGCCTTGCCCCAGCCTGCCACCCCAGCCCCTAGTATCACCGTTGCAGCCAGTCTGGACACCCCACTCTCGCTCCATCCTGTCCCCAGCTTTACAGCCCTTCCCCAGGTCATAACCACCCAGAACGCTGCCATCAGGACTATGAGCTATACGACTATCAACAGCAGCCCAACCGTCCTCGGGGCCAGTGCAGCAGGGAGCACACAGACCACCTGGACTACCTTACAGCTGGCTGGGAACACAGTGCAACCAGTCTGCCAGTCACTCCCCACCCCAGAGACTAGCACCTCTGGGCAGCAGAGTATCCAACAGATTGTGGGCACTAAACTATCAGTTCAACCCATTCATATTCAAATGAAGCCACAGGTACCCACACAGCCCCAGACAACCATCACTGGCCATATCCAAGCCCAGCCTTCTATCCAGAGGAAACCCCAGCTACGGCCAGCTATCCTGGCCCAGCACCAGGCCCAGCCAGTCGTGGCTTCCCAGCCACAGTGTACTGTCCTTCCTCAGTCAGCCATAATGCCCCAGCCTGCTGTGGTAGCCCACTCAACTATGATGTCACAACCTCAACCtgctgtacaacaacaggtaacAGTCCCCTCCCATCCTAAGACTGTCCTCATGACTCAACCCCAACCAGCTATGGTTCCTCAGGTCCAGGCTCAAGCTCACCCCCAGTCAGCTGTTAGGCCCCTCCTTCAGACCATGCAGGTATTGCAAATGAACCCTACTGGGACAGCAGTTGCTGGGGTAACGACTCCCCAGAACACTAACAACCCGAGTGTTGTCATCCTACAGCAGGCCAATCCCTGCTCAGCCCAGTCGGTTGTCAGGGACGACTTAACCAATCAGACGCCTTGTCAGCACATCGTCATCATCCAGGCCTCCAATCAGCCTCCACCTGCACCTCCTCAGAACCCTCAGGTTGGCATGGTGCCTGCGGCAGCACCCAATCAGATTGTCGCTACCAGCTCCACAACTTCCACCACTGGGCAACAGATCGTTGGGGGTAAACAGTTGGTTCACATTCTACCACGTCCCGTCCCTCAAACCCAGACACCCCAAGCCCCCCCGGTTCCGCCGAACCCTCAGACCATCACTGTGAACGGGCAGGTGTTTGCCCTGCAGCCCATGAAGACCTCAAAGTCAGGCTGTAAGGGTGGCCAGAGCAGTCTCCAGCTGATCCAGCCCAGCACCGCTGAGGAGCCCAGCACCGCTGAGGAGCCCACCACCAACATGGCTCTGCACACCCTGGAAGCCCTCAGCAGTCTCAACCAGAGCTTCTCACAGGGCATGCCGTCGTGCATCTCCACCCAGAGTAACGTCCAGCGAACCCTAGCCTCACCATCCTACTCTATAGTGCCACAGCAGAAGTTATCTTCTGTCCCCATTTTAGCAGCTCCACACAGTTCCCCCGTCAGGCAGATCCAGATCCCCAGTGTGACTCCACACAGACCTGGGCTGGCGATGGGTACAGGGAAGGCCTTGTGGAGACAGCCTGGCACAGCCTCAGTGCCCAGACCTAAGAGGGCCACCACCAAGGGGACCAAGTTAGTGAGGAAGAAGGAGCCCAAACAGGGACGGCCTGTCACCATCGCAGCGAAGCCAGTTGCTTTAACAGGGGACCATCTGGAACAAGAGGTCACTGTGCCTCAGGGAATCCCATCCTCTGTTGCTGTGACAGTTCAGCCAAAGCCACTCCCTGTCAGCACTACAGCTAACACACCCACAGTTAGTATTAGTGAGGCTTCAGCACAGACCAGACCTGTTGAGCTTAGTATCAACTCTACACTGTCCTCTCCAGAAGGTAATAGTGTGACTACTAGTTCATATAGTGGACCAACTGTCTCCAGTGAATGCACCACACAGAGTAAAACCTCTGTGACAAGTGTCACACCGTGTACTGCAGCagttagtagtggtagtagtattattattagctCCACACAGAGTGAACTCATTATCACTAGTGTTGTGAGTCTAGCTACTGTCACTTCTGCAGCAGATAAACCTACAGTCACTTCAACTGTTTCTTCTCAGAGTCAACAACCTGTGGTCGCCGTTAGTGACATGTCCACTCACCTCAGACCTACAGCCAGTTCAACTGTTTCTTCTCAGAGTCAACAACCTGCGGTCGCCGTTAGTGACATGTCCACTCACCTCAGACCTACAGCCAGTTCAACTGTTTCTTCTCAGAGTCAACAACCTGCGGTCGCCGTTAGTGACATGTCCACTCACCTCAGACCTACAGCCAGTTCAACTGTTTCTTCTCAGAGTCAACAACCTGCGGTCGCCGTTAGTGACATGTCCACTCACCTCAGACCTACAGCCAGTTCAACTGTTTCTTCTCAGAGTCAACAACCTGTGGTCGCCGTTAGTGACATCTCCACTCACCTCAGACCTACAGTCACTTCAACTGTTTCTTCTCAGAGTCAACAACCTGCGGTCGCCGTTAGTGACATGTCCACTCACCTCAGACCTACAGTCACACAGAACAGACAGCCGGTCACTACTACTATCAGCACTGTGCAAACTAGATCAGCTAGCACTAATGGCAGTTCTAGACAGAGCAGATCTATGGTGACCGGTGCCTGTTCCACGGTGACCAGGTCTACGGGTGTGATGTCTTCAGTAGCATGTCAACCCTCAGTCAGCACTGTAAACTCAATAGGAAGTAGACCAGTGGTGTCTCTCCAGTCTGCTCAGCTCACTTCGTCATCACAGGGTCAGACCATGCCAGCCAACAGCCAGGAGTCTCAGCCTACAACCCAGACACAGTCCCAGCCCATGGCTTCTCCTTCGGGCCCCTCCACTCCAACCCCCTGCTCCGGTGCCCTGTCTTTTGCCTCACCCTCTGTAACAGTCCCCATGACCATGCCATCAGAATACAGGAAATGGGTCCCCTATAACAGACCCTCGACCCAGCAAATGACCATGCCCACTTCCACACCATCCCATCCTGCTGAGCTGAAAGTGACAGCGGTGTCAGGCAGGGAGAAGGAACCTCAGGGAGAGGGCCACCCCAGCGCAGCGATGGAGAAAGCGAGCGTGAGGAGTGATGCTGCTCCCTCTAGAATGGACTACACTCTCCCACAGCAGGTGTACGCGCTAGACCACGAACCCATGGCTCAGCCTCCGGCTCctaacagacagactgactcgCTCATGTCTGGTGGCGCAGGTGGTGGAAGGAGCTTCTCTGTGGCGTCTATGCTTCCCACAGGCCACAGTGTCAGTTCCTCGCCAGGTCATTTTGGACCGTTCACTTTTGCCAGCGAGCAGGCTGATATCCTGGCTATGTTGGAGCAGGACAGTCCCGGGAGGAGGGTGGGGGGCTGCACCGTGGACAACTCCACCTCAACAAACACCCCAACACCTGCATGGGAACCCAACTCCAAGTCCCAGCAAGCCTCCAACAGCAAAGAGAGGGGTGCTGGACAACAGACAAAGCTCACCAAACAGATGGAGACTCCAGTGGCTAAACAGGTGTCTGTTAGGGGCCAGGCTGGAGATCAGACATCCGCAGTCAGACATCCACAGAACATCTCCTTCTCCCAGTCCCACTCTCGCCCCCAGAGCCAGGCCCAGTCTGGTACTTCCGGCACCCTCAGCGTCAACAACCTGATCCGGCCCAGCTCCAGCCAGCAGCAGGCCTACCCAGGCACCCTCAGTCTGGCTGGGCAGCTGGGCTCAGTCCCATCCCCTGCAGGGAACTCAGCCCATGTTTCCCAAAACTCCACCCCTGTCCTTCCTCCCTTCTCAGGCTCAGTCCAGCTGAACGAGTACTCCCCCCTGATGAGGCCCCAGGTGGGGGTGGGTGAGCCGCGATACATCAAGGACTTGTCCAAGCGGCCAGCCCAGGATGATGTGATACTGTCCAGCAGTAACAAGCGACAGAAGACCTGCTCGTCGGCCTCTAACGTGGGCCGCATAGAGGTCAAACCCCTGGACCACAGCCAGATGATGGTACCCCAGCTACCCCCTACCACCTCATCCATCATGACCAGGATCAACCCAGACGGAGTGGGTACCCTGTTCTCGGGCAACACCTTCATGAATACAATGCTCCGACCCACCGAGAGCCACTGCACCCCCCAGCtgcacacacaggaacacaaccAACCAGGTGTGCTCCACCTGCCCCATGGCCACCCCCAGCATGGTGCACCCCAGCCAGGCCAACACCTCGGGGGGAACCCCTAcctgaagcagcagcagcagcaacaacaggaGCACCAGAGGCACCACCTGTACCAGCTCCAGCACCACCTGATCCAGCCTGACCCTGCACAGCTCCACAGCCTCCACCAGAGGGCGCTGCAGCAGGTCCAGAAGAAGCgggggctggttggagggggtcAGAAACAACACCACCAGAAGGGAGGAGTTCAGCAGCACCAGCATCAACAGTCACAacaatcacatcaacaacaacctCAAACACACCAGCAGCACCAGCAACAGTCGCAGCAACAGTCACAACAACAGCACCAACAGCAAACACAACAACAGCACCAACCACAAGCCCTGTCACAGCAGCAACATCTACAACAACACCctcaacagcagcagcagagctCCCACTCCAGACACCAGCACCTCCAGCAGCAACAGATCCAGCAGCAGCACTTTGGGTCGCAGCACCAGGAGAAGAGCTGTGAGGCCCAGCCAGGACCAGCGGGACCCAGAGGTCACCACAGCAGCCACCTGGCCCAGGAACACCTCAAG TCTGATCAGGACCACAGCACCATGCAGAGGCTGATGAGCTCTAGAAACCTGGAGCAGCACCTGACCTCCCAGCCCAGCAACCCTGCCTCCCAGCCCTCCGACCTGGGCTGTGCCCCCCCGCGCCAGGATCACCACCGGGTCTCCAGCTACTCTGCAGAGGCCCTCATTGGGAAGGGCTCGTCTAGTGATGAGCAGCAGCGCATGGTGCTCCATCTGCAGGCCACCCGCGGTACTACACAGGAACAGCCAGACCTACGGGGATACCTGGACACACCCAGAGTGAAGGGCAACGTCACACACAACCCTCAGAGCCGGCTGCCCCCAGACCACCCAGGTTCTGCAGACGTCCAGAGGGTCTCTGAGTGTCCTCCATTTAAAACAATGGCTGGTGCTGAAGGGGGGCATCAGCTGGGGGGCTTTGAGGACACGACACCTAAATCAGGTCCCTCTCAGAGAGGCCAGCAGGGGGGTTTCAGGATGAACCCGGGGCCTCCAGGGGATGGGCGAACCCGTGGGGGGTACAGTGGACCCCATCCTGGGACGCAGGGGGTGCAGATTGGTGCTCCAGGTCTTACCCGGGACCAGGAAGGGTGTCATCAAAGTTTTATGCAGAGTCTCCTGGAGCAGAacgaccaccagagggcagtccAGTGCTGTCCTCCGGTCAGTATGGAGTACAGCTGTGTTTCTGGCAACTTGGCAGGGGACATGCAGGCTAAAGCTTCCAGCCCCAGTGTTCCTCCCACCCAGAAGGCCCCAGCTATGAGGCTTGGGGAGGGCAACAAGGGCCACATTCCTCATGGTAGTGGGAACATGGGCACCCACCCAGGGGTACGGACAGGCCTCCCCCACCCTCTTACCCCCCACAGCAGCTCTGAGCCAGGCCGCACCACAGCCTCCTCCAGACCGCCCACCGCAGTCAGCCAGCGCTCCCGCCAAATTACCCAGGAGGCCCAGAGCGGGAAGCTGAGGCCTGGAGAGCGACCACGGTCAGGCAGCCTGAGACCTGGGAACCCCTTTGAGCCTGACGTCCACCTGCTGGGTCGACCACAGTCAGGGAGTGAGGCGCGGCGCAGCAGTATCGTTCGCTTTATGGCAGACAGTGCCCAGGTCGCCGGGGACAACAACCTGGTGCCTGACCAACACCTGGCCCAGAACTTTGGCTTCTCCTTCATGCCGGATGGAGGAATGAACCTCCCTCCTATCAACACTAACTCTACTTTCATCCCCCCTGTTAGCCAGACCAACTCCTCCCGCCCCTCGGCCCTGCTCCCCGTAGAACCGCAGAACACCTTACCCTCCTTCTACCCCTCCTACCCCCCTGCCGCCCACCCCAGCCTGGCCAGCGACATCCCCATCCAGTACTTCTCCAACCAGATGTTCACCAGCCCCAGCGCCGACAAGAGCAGTTCTGCCCCCCTCAACAACCGCTTCGGCTCCATCCTGTCTCCCCCGCGCTCCGTAGGGTTCGCCCAGGCAACCTTCCCCCTACTCTCAGACATGCCCCCTATGCCCATCAGCAActcctctggcatcaccccaCACCTGTCCAACTTCAGCCTCACTTCGCTGTTCCCTGAGATCGCCACGGCGATGCAGCCTGATGGTTCTGTCATGCCAATGTCCCCTTTGCTGTCCCTCTCCAACAATTCCTCTGCAGACTCAGGCAAGCAGCCCAACCGCCTCGCCCACAACATCAGCCATATCCTGGGGCATGATGGGAGCTCTGCCGTGTAG